From the genome of Colletotrichum higginsianum IMI 349063 chromosome 4, whole genome shotgun sequence, one region includes:
- a CDS encoding Indoleamine 2,3-dioxygenase yields MSPHALPISAEPAQPDVFPLRKYAITPNGFLPADAPLKQLPDPYFAPWEKIIQHLPELLKAGRLRRDVDALPVLSAEKLQNEAEWRRAYVILVFLMHAYVWGGEKAEEVLPPAISVPLLRVSQHLEVPPVATYAGLNLWNFLSTTDDFTDLESLESLHTFTGTKDEAWFYLVSVAMEAQGARIITDMLNALESIKSRDYGTITRALDDLSANIRKIGALLERMYEHCDPMVFFYEIRPFLAGSKNMAAAGLPNGIFYDEGNGRGSWQQLRGGSNGQSSLIQFLDIVLGVEHTSEGNSNPHASKSAPSPAKAPAFHEEVRSYMPGPHKRFLEHVSRMGSIREFARLPSSTVEQDRFREAYQVATKSMTEFRNKHLQIVTRYIVLPSKRSYGGAKVDLASTSAVKDEQLTGTGGTALMPFLKQTRDETLQAEPVDVMSLTWQV; encoded by the exons ATGTCGCCCCACGCTCTACCTATATCCGCCGAACCGGCACAGCCCGATGTCTTTCCATTGAGGAAATATGCCATCACCCCAAACGGTTTCCTTCCTGCCGACGCACCCCTCAAGCAACTTCCCGATCCATACTTCGCACCATGGGAAAAGATTATCCAACATCTTCCAGAGCTTCTCAAAGCTGGAAGATTGCGGAGGGACGTGGATGCTCTTCCTGTACTGTCGGCGGAGAAGCTACAGAATGAAGCAGAATGGCGACGGGCGTATGTCATCCTGGTTTTTCTAATGCATGCCTATGTTTGGGGAGGAGAAAAGGCCGAAGAG GTCTTGCCGCCAGCCATATCAGTACCCCTTCTCCGCGTTTCGCAACACCTCGAAGTTCCCCCCGTTGCAACTTACGCTGGCCTGAACCTTTGGAACTTCTTGTCAACCACCGATGATTTCACCGACTTGGAATCGTTAGAGTCCCTTCACACCTTCACTGGGACCAAAGATGAGGCTTGGTTCTACCTTGTTTCGGTAGCCATGGAGGCACAGGGTGCTCGCATCATCACCGATATGCTCAACGCGCTAGAATCCATCAAGAGCAGAGACTACGGTACTATCACACGCGCACTTGACGATTTGTCAGCCAACATCCGAAAGATTGGGGCGCTTCTGGAGCGTATGTACGAACATTGCGACCCTATGGTTTTCTTCTATGAGATCCGTCCGTTTCTAGCGGGCAGCAAGAATATGGCTGCCGCTGGCCTCCCCAACGGAATTTTCTATGACGAGGGTAACGGTCGCGGCAGCTGGCAGCAACTTCGTGGGGGCAGTAACGGCCAAAGTTCGCTCATCCAGTTCCTCGACATTGTGTTGGGTGTCGAGCACACATCGGAAGGAAACAGCAATCCGCACGCCAGCAAAAGTGCGCCTAGTCCGGCAAAAGCGCCAGCCTTTCACGAAGAAGTCCGCAGCTACATGCCAGGTCCGCACAAGCGCTTCCTCGAGCATGTTTCTCGCATGGGTAGCATTCGCGAGTTTGCCAGATTGCCGAGCTCTACAGTGGAGCAAGACAGGTTTCGGGAGGCATATCAAGTTGCGACCAAGAGCATGACAGAGTTCAGGAACAAACACTTGCAGATTGTCACCCGCTACATCGTTCTTCCATCAAAGAGGTCATATGGCGGCGCCAAGGTTGACTTGGCGAGCACGTCTGCTGTCAAGGATGAGCAGCTCACTGGCACGGGAGGCACAGCATTGATGCCGTTCTTGAAGCAGACCAGGGATGAGACCTTGCAGGCAG AGCCCGTCGATGTCATGTCATTGACATGGCAAGTTTAG
- a CDS encoding Kynureninase, protein MEFTAFAEQIRSGRTAKFPANANTLEFAQQLDAQDSLGHLRNEFIIPTKGSLKKKSLNGTLPDKQNLNGHANGVNGTNGANGSLEDDETPSVYFCGNSLGVPPKAVKEYIHAQLETWASIGVNGHFQGLDNSPLVCWQDMAEDVAKKSAHIVGALPEEVVMMNTLTANLHFLMASFYRPTEKKHKIILEWRPFPSDHYAIESQIQWHGLDPAKSMVQIQPDENFYISTDLILKTIDEHAEETALILLPGIQYYSGQLFDMPRITEYAQSKGIVVGWDLAHAAGNVELKLHDWNVDFAAWCTYKYQNAGPGSMAGAFVHERHGKVDTSEGKPKFRHRLTGWYGGDKSVRFNMDNNFLPTVGAGGFQVSNPSAIDLASLSGALSVFSKTNMTELRTKSLVLTAYAEHLLDTILATEASGEPPFRVLTPRNAHERGAQLSVLLKDGLLERVTEEFVEAGIVCDKRKPGVIRVAPVPLYCTFQDVWKFMDTLKKAIA, encoded by the exons ATGGAGTTCACCGCCTTCGCAGAGCAAATCCGGTCCGGTCGCACGGCCAAGTTTCCCGCAAACGCGAATACCTTGGAGTTTGCCCAGCAACTTGACGCCCAGGATAGTCTCGGACACCTCCGCAACGAGTTCATCATTCCGACGAAGGGTTCTTTGAAGAAGAAGTCTCTGAACGGCACGCTCCCTG ACAAACAAAACCTCAATGGCCACGCCAACGGCGTCAACGGTACCAATGGCGCCAATGGCTCGCTAGAGGACGATGAAACACCCTCAGTCTACTTTTGCGGAAACTCACTTGGAGTTCCGCCCAAAGCAGTGAAAGAGTACATCCACGCTCAACTGGAGACATGGGCTTCAATTGGTGTCAATGGCCACTTTCAGGGACTTGACAATTCGCCACTGGTTTGCTGGCAAGACATGGCTGAGGATGTCGCGAAGAAGAGTGCGCACATTGTTGGCGCCTTGCCCGAGGAGGTTGTTATGATGAACACCTTGACTGCCAACTTGCATTTCTTGATGGCCAGCTTCTACCGGCCGACAGAAAAGAAGCACAAAATCATTTTGGAATGGAGGCCTTTTCCTAGTGACCAC TACGCCATCGAGTCGCAAATTCAATGGCATGGCTTGGACCCAGCCAAGTCTATGGTCCAAATCCAACCCGACGAAAACTTTTACATCTCTACGGATTTGATCTTGAAAACTATTGATGAGCACGCCGAAGAAACAGCCCTGATCCTGCTCCCGGGAATACAATACTACAGCGGACAACTCTTCGACATGCCTCGGATCACTGAATATGCGCAATCCAAGGGCATAGTCGTCGGCTGGGATCTTGCTCACGCTGCCGGAAACGTTGAGTTGAAGCTTCATGACTGGAACGTCGACTTTGCCGCGTGGTGCACCTACAAGTACCAAAACGCAGGACCAGGATCTATGGCCGGGGCGTTTGTGCACGAACGGCACGGAAAGGTCGACACCAGCGAAGGGAAGCCAAAGTTCCGGCACAGGCTCACTGGCTGGTACGGAGGCGACAAGTCTGTGCGTTTCAACATGGACAACAACTTTCTCCCTACCGTTGGGGCTGGCGGTTTCCAAGTCTCAAACCCTTCGGCAATTGACCTTGCATCGCTCTCAGGCGCTTTGTCGGTCTTCAGCAAGACGAACATGACCGAGTTGAGAACCAAGTCTCTCGTTCTAACCGCGTACGCAGAGCACTTGCTTGACACCATCCTGGCAACAGAAGCCAGCGGCGAGCCACCATTTCGAGTGCTCACCCCAAGGAATGCACATGAACGCGGCGCTCAGTTGAGTGTTCTCTTGAAGGATGGTCTGTTGGAGCGTGTTACCGAAGAATTCGTCGAAGCTGGAATTGTTTGTGACAAACGAAAACCAGGTGTTATTCGTGTCGCGCCAGTACCGCTGTACTGTACATTCCAAGATGTATGGAAGTTCATGGACACCCTTAAAAAGGCGATTGCCTAG
- a CDS encoding C6 zinc finger protein: MFNRPSLLCLCSTGMKYRRHSIGDIESTHYGKYRKSVSAWPNPDRSVVYTRPRGRLSGLLQATGAYPTSDRTCLSSNKMSASPKENPSSKQPRPLACVLCQRRKVKCDRNYPCANCVKSKATCSPSIPAPVRKRRRPNAELQARLARCEELLAKYAEASEEPLDFETKTVPPQSSNIPKYQNNELNWKPAGKLVVEDGAVRFMDNFLWATVYEELRGMRELVEQEDEAVEAEPHDWDPGASMPDYSEYLLVGGSAAYDDPRDLYPSAGQIFRLWQMFLDRANSLTKIVHAPTLQPFVVEAASNPGSLPHNAEALLFAVYSLSIITMTDEECMTILGTTCKTAFRRFSSGVRTSLFRADFLKAHDLTTLQALVLHMMSIQGRCNIHGAWILNGICVRIAQKMGLHRDGELLGLPPFETEMRRRIWWQIFMLDSKFSMISGLSQSLLPRPSDCRLPKNLNDADLHTGATERYQEREGPTEMVIPLLIYQIGFCIHQQQDIESLMLHSELSTLSSGRRTKLQSAQISGFIKTLEDRLNNVIEKNSDPSAGPVHEFAGLLKSLVLQKIKETSCTPQEQPEWGTEILTPKDNLFKWSVMVTEQSINAYKLNKHPGFHWFLKLLFQYDVVILMVGQLSQRLTGALVERAWQQIPALYEYHPEFLDPSQEYNIALGNFILRAWKIREDYLCSRHGIQPNEPDYVETLRKNLGSHLSRSRAGTEPPRSLGPHGHHPAAEADDGHPPPMDQLFSRYLSANASWDPLAMPDPEHINRQLSTFDGLDMGTPTGW, encoded by the exons ATGTTCAACAGACCTTCACTTCTTTGCCTGTGCTCAAC TGGGATGAAGTACCGCAGGCACAGTATTGGAGACATTGAGAGCACCCACTACGGCAAGTACCGCAAGTCGGTCAGTGCCTGGCCGAACCCCGATCGCTCTGTTGTATATACCCGTCCCCGCGGTCGGCTGAGCGGACTGCTCCAGGCTACCGGTGCCTATCCTACATCTGACAGGACCTGTCTCTCCTCAAACAAAATGTCGGCCTCTCCTAAGGAAAATCCCTCATCAAAACAGCCTCGGCCTCTAGCCTGCGTTCTGTGCCAGCGCCGGAAGGTGAAGTGCGATCGGAATTATCCGTGTGCAAACTGCGTCAAG TCCAAAGCAACATGCAGTCCCAGTATTCCAGCACCGGTGCGGAAGCGTAGACGACCCAATGCAGAGCTGCAGGCCAGACTTGCCCGATGCGAGGAGCTTTTGGCCAAGTATGCGGAAGCCAGCGAGGAGCCTCTGGATTTTGAGACCAAGACTGTTCCACCACAGTCCTCAAACATCCCGAAATACCAAAACAACGAACTGAATTGGAAGCCTGCTGGAAAGCTCGTCGTGGAAGATGGTGCTGTGCGGTTCATGGACAACTTCCTTTGGGCCACAGTTTACGAAGAG CTGCGCGGCATGAGAGAGCTTGTTGAAcaagaagacgaggcagTTGAAGCAGAGCCACACGATTGGGACCCCGGAGCATCGATGCCCGACTATAGCGAGTATCTGCTTGTTGGCGGAAGTGCGGCCTACGACGATCCCCGAGACCTATACCCAAGCGCTGGTCAGATATTTCGCCTGTGGCAAATGTTTCTTGATCGGGCCAATTCTCTCACCAAAATCGTCCATGCTCCAACATTGCAACCCTTTGTGGTCGAAGCCGCCAGTAACCCTGGATCCTTGCCACACAATGCCGAGGCCCTTCTCTTTGCGGTCTATAGTCTCTCTATTATCACGATGACAGACGAGGAATGTATGACTATACTGGGTACTACATGCAAGACTGCTTTCCGGCGGTTTTCCTCCGGCGTGAGAACCAGTTTGTTCCGAGCAGATTTCCTCAAGGCCCATGATTTAACGACCCTTCAAGCTTTGGTTCTACATATG ATGTCAATCCAGGGGAGGTGCAACATCCATGGAGCGTGGATCCTCAACGGCATCTGTGTTCGTATTGCACAGAAAATGGGCCTCCATAGGGACGGGGAGCTTCTTGGTCTTCCGCCCTTCGAAACAGAAATGCGGCGCCGAATCTGGTGGCAAATATTCATGTTAGACTCAAAGTTTTCCATGATATCGGGCCTGAGCCAGTCGCTGCTCCCTCGACCAAGCGACTGCAGACTGCCAAAGAATTTGAACGACGCCGATCTTCATACTGGTGCGACGGAACGATATCAAGAACGCGAAGGGCCGACCGAAATGGTTATTCCGCTGTTGATCTACCAGATTGGCTTCTGCATCCATCAACAACAGGACATCGAGTCCCTCATGCTCCACAGCGAACTGAGCACCCTAAGTTCGGGCAGAAGAACCAAATTACAATCAGCTCAGATTAGCGGCTTTATCAAGACTCTCGAGGATCGACTGAACAACGTCATTGAGAAAAACTCCGATCCTTCTGCCGGCCCAGTACACGAGTTTGCAGGTCTGTTGAAGTCCCTTGTACTTCAGAAAATCAAGGAGACCAGTTGCACTCCGCAGGAGCAACCAGAATGGGGCACGGAGATCTTGACGCCGAAAGACAACCTCTTCAAGTGGTCCGTCATGGTAACGGAACAGAGCATCAATGCGTACAAGCTGAACAAGCATCCTGGGTTCCACTGGTTCCTGAAGCTGCTCTTTCAATATGATGTTGTCATCTTGATGGTAGGCCAGCTGAGCCAGCGCTTGACGGGAGCCTTGGTCGAAAGAGCGTGGCAACAAATCCCCGCCCTCTACGAGTACCATCCCGAGTTCCTCGATCCTTCTCAAGAGTACAACATTGCTCTGGGCAACTTCATCTTGAGAGCGTGGAAAATTAGAGAGGACTATCTTTGTTCTCGACACGGAATACAGCCAAACGAGCCAGATTACGTAGAGACACTTCGGAAAAATTTGGGGTCGCATCTGAGCAGATCTAGAGCTGGCACAGAGCCACCTCGGTCATTAGGACCCCACGGCCATCACcccgcggccgaggcggacgaTGGGCATCCTCCTCCCATGGATCAGCTGTTTTCGAGATATCTAAGCGCGAACGCCTCTTGGGATCCTTTGGCTATGCCAGACCCTGAACACATCAACAGACAGCTGTCCACATTTGATGGACTGGACATGGGGACTCCCACGGGCTGGTGA
- a CDS encoding Fungal specific transcription factor domain-containing protein encodes MDFYCLRRQRPSTCRYSPQQRRRAPAPTPRTPSPSVHNGTHHQSESEARHSRSTNDPLAEEETEVPREARLLCDAQGKLIFIGDCAPLSFFQTVRQLVNTRVDPHVFAHQSENPPFRPPTQYSGNGEPSLHLATIPRAISTYHAVVRYNSNFLIDRATLITIRAGLVDLFGHAHLVDEVASWAQQTHRLQDASSATFYLVLAIGYQSSEEDVASAYFEYARNIALTNLSGNINVPTIQTFILVTLYMLGSCQMNGAFLFFGIAVRAAYSIGIHRTEINSRFGHEIHRQRDRLWKSLRVLDLFLSTSMGRPPATSDVDCTVPYRASDDSGQETFDLLNASAQIFLITEGIVVEVYSRRKVSYQLTEGISRQLRDWSLRWLQRLKDVVAVSSAEDDPSKTTGACQGQTSFEVDFAAAVILVSRPFLMYELHKRLTESSVGISVSKSGLVSGKSKLADACIDAASFMVDILVGLTEKGYLNGHMPLIVSWLFASSLILGVGLLGSFGRILEKYARNAIMVLEHFAKSDAHAAQYSMIAKTLLNAALDYLEKKELQERIQRTESSSQLFGLVPRDSADVDHTPRPSSNTQTTPAGADRTLATKPTNSVSGFLGLGFGSPPFADADASFLGLSASLPQTPDLSVLDGRHDDHGFGDLNLFQLLDGDGHIDLGPYI; translated from the exons ATGGATTT TTACTGCTTGAGGCGCCAACGACCTTCCACCTGCAGATACTCTCCTCAGCAGAGACGACGAGCGCCGGCTCCGACGCCTAGGACTCCCTCTCCGTCTGTGCACAACGGAACACATCATCAGTCTGAGTCTGAGGCCCGGCATTCGAGATCTACAAACGATCCCCTGGCCGAAGAGGAAACTGAGGTTCCTAGAGAGGCACGTCTCTTGTGTGATGCTCAAGGAAAACTGA TCTTCATAGGAGACTGCGCGCCACTGTCGTTCTTCCAGACCGTCCGGCAGCTGGTGAATACACGCGTAGATCCGCATGTCTTTGCACATCAGAGCGAGAACCCTCCCTTCAGACCACCTACTCAGTACTCTGGCAACGGCGAGCCGAGTCTGCATCTGGCAACAATACCCAGGGCCATATCCACCTATCATGCAGTTGTGAGATATAACTCAAATTTCCTGATTGACAGAGCGACGTTGATAACCATCAGAGC TGGCCTCGTAGATCTTTTCGGCCATGCGCACCTCGTGGATGAGGTAGCATCATGGGCTCAACAAACACACCGCTTGCAGGATGCATCGTCGGCCACCTTCTATCTTGTCCTCGCCATAGGCTATCAGTCCTCCGAGGAAGACGTTGCTTCAGCTTATTTCGAATACGCACGGAACATTGCGCTGACCAACCTCAGTGGCAACATCAATGTTCCCACCATTCAGACTTTCATCCTTGTTACCCTTTACATGCTTGGGTCATGCCAAATGAATGGCGCTTTTCTATTTTTTG GGATTGCCGTGAGAGCAGCGTACTCAATCGGGATACACCGCACTGAAATCAACTCTCGGTTTGGTCATGAAATACACAGACAGCG AGATCGCTTATGGAAGAGTTTGCGCGTACTGGATCTCTTCTTGAGCACGTCGATGGGTCGACCACCCGCAACATCGGATGTCGACTGCACTGTACCGTATCGAGCTTCAGATGACAGCGGACAAGAAACATTCGATCTTCTTAACGCTTCGGCTCAGATCTTTCTGATCACCGAGGGCATAGTCGTAGAGGTTTACTCCCGACGGAAGGTCTCTTATCAATTGACCGAAGGCATCTCACGACAGCTACGAGACTGGTCCCTTCGCTGGCTTCAGAGATTGAAAGATGTTGTAGCCGTTTCCTCTGCAGAGGACGACCCTAGCAAGACCACTGGGGCCTGCCAG GGCCAGACCTCATTTGAAGTTGACTTTGCCGCAGCTGTCATCTTAGTATCACGACCTTTCCTGATGTACGAGCTGCACAAACGCCTGACTGAAAGCTCCGTGGGTATCTCGGTCAGCAAATCAGGACTTGTGTCTGGCAAGTCGAAACTTGCCGATGCCTGCATCGATGCTGCAAGTTTCATGGTGGACATCTTAGTAGGACTCACAGAGAAAGGGTACTTGAACGGACATATGCCACTCATAGT GTCATGGCTGTTCGCTTCGTCTCTCATATTGGGCGTAGGACTTCTCGGATCCTTCGGCCGCATACTGGAGAAATACGCCCGCAACGCCATCATGGTGCTTGAGCATTTTGCCAAGAGTGATGCTCATGCTGCACAGTATTCGATGATAGCAAAAACTTTGCTTAATGCCGCTCTCGACTACCTGGAAAAGAAGGAGTTGCAAGAACGGATTCAGAGGACCGAGAGCTCTTCTCAGCTATTCGGCCTTGTCCCCCGCGACAGCGCAGACGTTGATCATACTCCTCGTCCTTCCTCTAACACCCAGACTACGCCTGCAGGCGCTGACCGGACATTGGCTACCAAGCCTACCAACTCGGTTTCCGGCTTCTTGGGCTTAGGCTTCGGTTCACCACCATTTGCGGATGCAGATGCATCGTTCCTTGGTCTCTCAGCGTCTCTGCCGCAAACCCCGGATCTATCTGTGCTTGATGGAAGGCATGATGATCATGGTTTTGGCGATCTTAACTTGTTCCAACTTCTTGACGGAGACGGCCATatcgatcttggcccttaCATTTGA
- a CDS encoding Aldo/keto reductase codes for MTRVNDQHTRLSSDLRSALQIIDGDIVQAVQALKETKPDPLPDLERRLMNLIKELGHYKRVHDKRDSEDFEYPFRRGERQVNDVFKAIFPDLTPPLAKSQTKTPMLLNINTQSHFETFALGPYQFPRLLNGLWQLSSSSWGSGSDKRQEEELIRLVQSGFTAADMADHYGDAELVYANFRNRLSPSVRSQVLAATKWCVFTPLTQPLTSLFVLEKVKERYRRLGGRVELLQFDWYDYSCKDYLNILVELVRLTAIYPNLVSTIGLCNFDSEHTVEVCEYLIAKTGSVGIVSNQVQFSLIDSRPLQLMVNVCAKYGLKLLTYGSLCGGLLSAKWLGKAAPDIYSETLQLTPSQRKYHDMIMSWGTWQDFQSLLYELSAIADEHRVTLTNIATRWILQQPSVGALIVGTRLGVSNHVDDNLATFGFTLNAWDLDRIEALALGISRGKTRRLFSKLGDCGTEYRNEN; via the exons ATGACCAGGGTCAATGACCAGCACACAAGGTTGTCAAGCGATTTGAGGTCGGCATTGCAGATTATCGATGGCGACATTGTGCAGGCTGTCCAAGCCCTCAAAGAAACAAAGCCAGACCCCCTACCGGATTTAGAGAGACGATTGATGAACTTGATCAAGGAGCTGGGACACTACAAACGTGTCCACGATAAAAGAGACTCCGAAGACTTCGAGTACCCATTCAGACGAGGAGAACGCCAAGTGAATGATGTTTTCAAAGCAATTTTCCCAGATTTGACACCCCCGCTTGCGAAGTCGCAAACCAAAACGCCTATGTTACTAAACATCAACACTCAATCACATTTTGAAACTTTCGCGCTAGGACCGTATCAGTTTCCGAGGCTTTTGAACGGACTTTGGCAGTTGTCTTCGTCCTCATGGGGCAGCGGAAGTGACAAGAGacaagaggaggagctcaTTCGACTTGTACAATCCGGGTTTACCGCCGCGGACATGGCAGATCACTAT ggcgatgccgagctgGTCTACGCAAACTTTAGGAACCGCTTATCGCCTAGTGTTCGGTCTCAGGTTCTTGCTGCCACGAAATGGTGTGTTTTTACGCCGCTGACTCAGCCTTTGACCTCCCTATTTGTGCTCGAAAAAGTCAAGGAGCGATATCGAAGACTGGGCGGTCGTGTCGAACTACTGCAGTTCGATTGGTATGAT TACTCGTGCAAAGACTATCTTAATATTCTGGTGGAACTGGTCCGCTTAACAGCAATTTACCCTAACCTAGTATCAACCATTGGGCTGTGTAATTTTGACTCCGAGCACACGGTTGAAGTTTGTGAATACCTGATAGCCAAGACAGGCTCTGTTGGGATTGTTTCCAACCAAGTCCAG TTTTCTCTCATTGACTCGCGTCCACTTCAACTCATGGTTAATGTCTGCGCAAAATACGGATTAAAGTTACTTACCTACGGCTCGCTC TGCGGAGGGCTTCTGTCTGCAAAATGGCTTGGCAAAGCTGCACCAGACATTTACTCGGAAACACTGCAGTTGACACCGTCACAGCGCAAG TACCATGACATGATCATGAGTTGGGGAACGTGGCAAGATTTCCAAAGTCTGTTATACGAACTCTCCGCCATAGCTGACGAGCACCGCGTTACCCTAACAAATATTGCGACTCGTTGGATCCTCCAACAACCTTCTGTTGGCGCCCTCATTGTCGGTACTCGTCTGGGAGTATCCAATCATGTCGACGATAATCTCGCTACATTCGGGTTTACGTTGAATGCATGGGACTTGGACAGAATCGAGGCACTGGCGCTGGGCATCAGCCGTGGAAAAACACGGCGATTATTCTCAAAGTTGGGTGACTGTGGGACGGAGTATCGGAATGAGAACTAG
- a CDS encoding histidine acid phosphatase, whose amino-acid sequence MMKMASVKFGLVCLVASVAGSSRSLAPIQDINLPASESAAHPLEHVGANGPWFAGPNVHGISSDIPDNCIVDQAAYVLRHGSRYPDPGAYNGWVSMQKRFQDANYTASGSLSFLSKWQPALTNPSSQISNLSPTGYKEALDLGYTMRTRYPELYTEGDDFMVWANNYSRVLQTAKLFVRGFLGTNATLFGDVISVTSRGFPGGIGDSLAPSDMCPTFKDTEGGDSVTKWNSVYIPPIQARLQALIKGNLTLTQNDVSQIPYLCGYESQITGRLSPWCDIFSDDEFLQYEYFQDLRYYYGVGPGTDIPKTMMTPYLNALMGIFDKGPSVTGKREDGSSFSLPKLIMSFLNDGQLNQLVAASGVFDEQQPLSSTEKDDDRLFVSSRYTTMRGTIAFERLNCVVTGNETFASTPRRCNSTQPHPPAQGSRNETYVRIRLNDAVYPVPSCKGGPGSSCLLDDYRTYVAKKLEVQGNWINNCNVTTPGAPTEVKGASFYTDLSSPWLSHVAP is encoded by the exons atgatgaagatggcatCAGTCAAATTCGGTCTCGTCTGTCTTGTGGCGAGTGTGGCTGGAAGCTCGAGGTCCCTTGCCCCGATCCAGGATATCAACCTTCCGGCCAGCGAATCTGCTGCACATCCGCTGGAGCACGTTGGTGCTAATGGCCCTTGGTTTGCAG GACCCAACGTCCATGGGATCTCGTCAGACATTCCGGATAACTGCATTGTCGATCAAGCGGCGTACGTTCTTCGCCATGGGTCGCGATACCCCGACCCCGGCGCTTACAATGGATGGGTCTCGATGCAGAAGCGA TTCCAGGATGCAAACTATACTGCTTCTGGCAGCCTCAGCTTTTTGTCAAAGTGGCAGCCAGCCTTGACGAACCCTTCGTCCCAAATCTCGAACCTCAGCCCGACGGGCTACAAAGAGGCGCTTGACCTTGGTTATACCATGCGGACCAG ATATCCTGAACTTTATACCGAAGGTGACGACTTTATGGTTTGGGCCAACAACTACTCCCGGGTTCTTCAGACTGCAAAGCTTTTCGTCCGCGGTTTCCTGGGAACAAATGCTACGCTGTTCGGAGATGTAATTTCCGTAACTTCTCGAGGATTTCCTGGTGGCATTGGCGACTCATTGGCCCCCTCCGATATGTGTCCCACATTCAAGGACACCGAGGGAGGAGACTCCGTGACGAAATGGAACAGTGTCTACATCCCCCCCATCCAGGCCCGCCTACAGGCACTTATCAAGGGAAATCTCACTTTGACGCAGAACGACGTGTCTCAAATCCCTTATCTTTGCGGCTACGAGAGTCAAATCACAGGGCGTCTCTCGCCGTGGTGCGACATATTTTCCGACGATGAATTCCTCCAGTACGAATACTTCCAGGACCTTCGCTACTACTACGGAGTGGGCCCAGGCACCGACATCCCCAAAACAATGATGACGCCCTATCTGAATGCTTTAATGGGTATCTTCGACAAAGGTCCTTCGGTAACTGGCAAGCGCGAAGATGGGTCCTCTTTCAGCCTGCCAAAGCTCATCATGTCTTTTCTCAATGACGGACAGCTCAACCAGTTGGTGGCCGCTTCCGGAGTCTTTGACGAGCAGCAGCCTCTTTCCAGCACCGAGAAAGATGACGATCGCTTGTTTGTTAGCTCCAGATATACTACCATGCGAGGAACCATAGCCTTTGAGCGACTCAACTGCGTCGTGACTGGAAACGAGACGTTTGCCAGCACGCCCCGGAGGTGTAACTCCACACAGCCCCATCCACCAGCACAAGGCTCACGCAATGAGACATACGTACGCATTCGTCTCAATGATGCTGTCTATCCAGTACCTTCCTGCAAAGGCGGACCCGGCTCTTCGTGCTTGCTGGATGACTACAGAACATATGTTGCTAAAAAGCTTGAAGTCCAAGGCAACTGGATCAACAACTGCAACGTAACAACCCCAGGAGCACCGACGGAGGTCAAGGGAGCGAGTTTCTACACTGATCTTAGCAGTCCGTGGTTAAGTCATGTCGCTCCTTGA